The Qingrenia yutianensis sequence CTTCGCCCGATATAAATTTATAAAGCATTTCTTCCTGATAGGTTTTAACGGTATTAACCTTTTCGCTGATAACCGCCTGCTCCGACGCGTCGAAGAACAAAGGCGGAAGCTCGTGACCATCTCCGTCGTAATCCGACCAGATTTTGAGCGCGGCTCTCTGCTGAGGATACTGCGCATACTGTTCGAGATAGCGGTAGTCTTTTATGAACGGACCCGATGTTGTTGCCGAACGGGTGTATCTGTCGAGCATAGATTTAACTGTTGCGCCGTCGGGATTTTTCATAACAAGGTCGGTATATGTGGGATAGCCGTCAATAATGTTGTACGACTCGCCCTCAATACCGAAAGCATATGTATATGCACCTTTTTGCGTGTAACCGTAGTTGAGCCATTTTGCCGCAAGTTCAACATCTTTGCACGCGGTTGTAATTGCCGCGCCCATCTGGGTTGACGATTGAGCATTTTTCTTTGCAACATTGCACTTTTCGCCTTTGTTCATTACAGGATAAGGCGCCGCAACAACGTCAAACTTCTTGTCGTCGTGTTCCATATTGAGATAGGTTCCCATTGTTGAACCCTGCGAGCCGAACTGCGCGCCCGACTTTCCGCTTAAAAAGTTGCTCGACGCTGTCTGTCCGTCAAGTGTGCTGAAGTTTTTATCCAAAAGTCCTTCATCGCGCCATTTAACCATAAGCTCAAGAAAATCTTTGTAGTTTTGCTCAAAATATCCGTTTTTAACCTTGCCGTTGTCAACATAATAGTTGAGCTTTATTCCGTATGCGCCCGTAAAGTTTCCGTCCTGGAAGGTCTGGAGAATAGGCGTGAGCGGAGCAGATGCACCTTTCTTTTCCTTAAACGCCGTAAGAACGGTGTACCACTCGTCAATCGTTTCGGGAACGTCAAGCTTTAATTCGTCCAGCCAGTCTTTGCGGAGTATCATTCCGGCGGTAAGCACCGAATCGGAATTCCAAAGTCCGGGGAAGTAATAGAGCGAGCCGTCATCGGTCGAGTAATACTTTTTGGCATTGTATTTATCAAGCGCGGCTTTAAAATCGGGGCAGTATTCGTCAACAATTTCGTTAAGTTTATAAATATAACCGTCGTTTATCGCCTTATCCGCACCGCCTGCAAATGTGGGCCAGCGGTACATTATAATATCGGGAAGTTTGCCCGATGCAAGCATAAGGTTAAAGCTTTCGTCCGATGTGGGGTGCATATATTCAATATGAACGCCCGTCCGTTTTTCAAGCTCCTTGCCGAGAGGCAGGTCGTTTAAATTCTGCGCGTTTTCCATAGCGTTTTTCGGAAATTCGCACCAAACGGTGAGTGTTTTGCCGG is a genomic window containing:
- a CDS encoding type 2 periplasmic-binding domain-containing protein, with the protein product MKKIVVLLLCVSVILASFAGCKSSEVGKGYEITHNLGTEYPLKTGKTLTVWCEFPKNAMENAQNLNDLPLGKELEKRTGVHIEYMHPTSDESFNLMLASGKLPDIIMYRWPTFAGGADKAINDGYIYKLNEIVDEYCPDFKAALDKYNAKKYYSTDDGSLYYFPGLWNSDSVLTAGMILRKDWLDELKLDVPETIDEWYTVLTAFKEKKGASAPLTPILQTFQDGNFTGAYGIKLNYYVDNGKVKNGYFEQNYKDFLELMVKWRDEGLLDKNFSTLDGQTASSNFLSGKSGAQFGSQGSTMGTYLNMEHDDKKFDVVAAPYPVMNKGEKCNVAKKNAQSSTQMGAAITTACKDVELAAKWLNYGYTQKGAYTYAFGIEGESYNIIDGYPTYTDLVMKNPDGATVKSMLDRYTRSATTSGPFIKDYRYLEQYAQYPQQRAALKIWSDYDGDGHELPPLFFDASEQAVISEKVNTVKTYQEEMLYKFISGEEPLSNFDKYIENMKGNGAQDILDAYQSAYDRYTKR